One genomic segment of Rubritalea squalenifaciens DSM 18772 includes these proteins:
- a CDS encoding MbnP family protein, producing the protein MKASLCLMILCMISLLQAGQLRIDMVHNHEDQSLRLHSLRYKQKEVYSVTRLSYLLSNFSIQRDTGEWVELKNQYAYIDEGKRRTRFFLKDVPEGSYKSIRFALGVPKATNHADPAQYSADHPLNPNLNQLHWNWSGGYIFLALEGRYRAEDQSLQGFVYHLANDNNFSTIQLPGQFVLKQNTGLILGMDIAKLLGQPRALSFIKDGSSTHSHAGDPIASSLIANLQSSFSLLSVTYPKDEMPTQAVTPLYLPEKYTPYRFAMSRRFPRPALPRDNPLLEERVALGKKLFHDTRLSRTNAISCASCHHQERAFTDGVPLSLGVEQRKGKRNSMPLFNLAWKSSFFWDGRADSLRMQALMPIQDHLEMDESLENIVAKLGQDASYQEAFQQAFSGEEINSEKISLALECFLLTLTSYDSKFDRAMAGKEQLTEQEQRGMKLFFTEYEPRSGQYGADCFHCHGGANFSDHQFHNNGLKPTADLGRYAITQLDRDKNSFSTPSLRNVALTAPYMHDGRFSTLEEVIDHYSGPMHRSENLDPNLAKHPGEGLQLSDEDKAALVAFLKTLSDPKYTTPR; encoded by the coding sequence ATGAAAGCGTCTCTGTGCCTCATGATTCTGTGCATGATCAGCCTCTTACAAGCAGGCCAGCTGCGCATTGACATGGTCCACAATCACGAGGATCAGTCGCTGAGACTGCACTCGCTCAGGTATAAGCAGAAGGAAGTTTATTCCGTTACCCGGCTGAGCTATCTGCTGAGTAATTTCTCCATTCAGAGAGATACAGGAGAATGGGTCGAACTGAAGAACCAGTATGCCTACATCGATGAAGGGAAACGCCGCACACGCTTCTTTCTTAAGGATGTCCCGGAAGGCTCCTACAAGAGCATCCGCTTTGCCCTGGGCGTACCAAAAGCAACTAATCACGCAGACCCTGCCCAGTATTCTGCCGACCACCCATTGAACCCTAACCTCAACCAGCTCCACTGGAACTGGTCTGGCGGATACATCTTCCTGGCGCTTGAGGGTCGTTACCGAGCTGAAGATCAATCCCTGCAAGGCTTCGTCTACCATCTTGCCAATGACAACAACTTCAGCACGATCCAGCTACCCGGCCAATTCGTGCTCAAGCAAAACACGGGGCTCATCCTCGGTATGGATATCGCCAAGCTCCTTGGCCAACCGCGAGCTCTGTCCTTCATCAAAGACGGCTCCTCCACCCACTCTCATGCAGGTGACCCCATTGCCAGCTCACTTATAGCCAACCTCCAGAGCAGCTTCAGTCTTCTGAGTGTCACCTACCCCAAAGATGAAATGCCAACCCAGGCAGTCACCCCGCTTTACCTGCCGGAGAAATATACCCCTTACCGCTTTGCCATGAGCAGACGTTTCCCACGGCCAGCACTGCCACGGGACAACCCCTTGTTAGAAGAGCGTGTTGCGCTGGGCAAAAAACTGTTCCATGACACCCGCCTCTCACGCACGAATGCCATTTCCTGCGCCTCTTGCCACCACCAAGAGCGAGCCTTTACCGATGGAGTCCCCCTCTCACTGGGGGTGGAACAAAGGAAGGGAAAACGTAATTCCATGCCACTCTTCAACCTCGCCTGGAAATCCTCTTTCTTCTGGGATGGAAGAGCCGACTCCCTGCGCATGCAGGCCCTCATGCCGATCCAAGACCATCTGGAAATGGATGAATCTCTGGAAAATATCGTCGCAAAGTTAGGTCAGGATGCCTCCTATCAGGAAGCATTCCAGCAGGCCTTCAGCGGGGAGGAAATCAACTCGGAAAAAATCAGTCTCGCCCTGGAATGCTTTCTACTCACCCTCACCAGCTATGATAGCAAATTTGACCGAGCTATGGCGGGCAAGGAACAGCTCACTGAGCAAGAACAACGCGGCATGAAGCTATTCTTCACCGAGTACGAGCCGCGTAGTGGCCAATATGGTGCTGATTGCTTTCACTGCCATGGCGGAGCCAATTTCTCCGATCACCAGTTCCATAACAACGGACTCAAGCCGACTGCTGACCTCGGACGCTATGCCATCACGCAGCTGGACCGCGACAAGAACAGCTTCTCCACACCCAGCTTGCGCAATGTCGCTCTCACAGCCCCCTACATGCACGACGGGCGTTTCTCGACCTTGGAAGAGGTCATTGATCACTACAGCGGCCCCATGCACCGCAGTGAAAATCTGGACCCCAACCTTGCAAAACATCCCGGCGAAGGCCTGCAGCTGAGTGACGAAGACAAAGCCGCTCTAGTGGCCTTTTTGAAAACACTCAGCGACCCGAAGTACACCACACCTCGATAG
- the thpR gene encoding RNA 2',3'-cyclic phosphodiesterase → MGGDRERLFLAIQLPESIRHDLSRLREEISGCRWVPAKNLHLTLRFLGDCDHNKRARLSDALQSVRARELKLGLNKLGVFSKRGALSVLWLGAEQVDESLVDLKVAIDEALFQVGFDKDHWPYKAHVTLARLRNVKRGDIEAYIRSNSGAVKESFPVRFFSLMRSLFSEGAVRYEEVCRYPLDG, encoded by the coding sequence ATGGGAGGTGATAGAGAGCGTTTGTTTCTGGCCATTCAGCTGCCTGAATCGATAAGGCATGATCTCTCGCGTTTGAGAGAAGAGATATCTGGATGTCGCTGGGTCCCAGCGAAGAATCTGCACCTGACTCTGCGCTTCCTCGGAGACTGTGATCATAACAAGCGAGCTAGGCTCAGCGATGCGTTGCAAAGTGTGCGAGCTAGGGAGCTGAAGCTGGGGTTAAACAAGCTGGGGGTGTTTAGCAAGAGAGGGGCGCTCAGTGTGCTGTGGTTAGGTGCTGAGCAGGTGGATGAGAGTTTGGTCGATCTGAAGGTCGCAATCGATGAGGCATTGTTCCAAGTGGGATTTGATAAGGATCACTGGCCCTACAAGGCCCATGTTACTCTGGCCCGCCTGCGCAATGTGAAGCGTGGGGATATTGAGGCTTACATTCGGAGTAATAGCGGGGCTGTGAAGGAGAGTTTCCCAGTTAGATTCTTCAGCTTGATGAGGAGCCTGTTCTCGGAGGGGGCGGTGCGCTATGAGGAAGTGTGTCGCTACCCCTTGGATGGATGA